One part of the Fusobacterium pseudoperiodonticum genome encodes these proteins:
- a CDS encoding polysaccharide deacetylase family protein produces MNILILYKDNENKNIIKDSNNNNLYFFKQKEYSYKKIKNLKNEKDIQIILYIGKNNFLLNIYSSFLNIPVVYTENSKNTEDIEVLLQNKLAYKDRKDLPVLMYHRVIDDKNEIGFYDTYVTKENFEMQMKYLSENSYTSITFKDIQNGEYKRRFDKDKKYVIITFDDGYKDNLKNALPILKKYNMKMVLFLITSETYNKWDTDVENREKEKKFNLMTKEEVKELIASDLVEIGGHTTKHLDMPNVDLKTIEEDLNISNKIIEEITGYKPISFAYPWGRSTKESRDIVKKVGYKFAVSTEDGPACFSDDLFEIVRVGIYSDDDIEKFKLRISGKYPFIREKRNEMKAFRNKIRKFFGIKTKQ; encoded by the coding sequence ATGAATATACTTATTTTATATAAAGATAATGAAAATAAAAATATTATAAAAGATTCAAATAATAATAACCTTTATTTTTTTAAACAGAAAGAATATTCTTATAAAAAAATTAAAAATTTAAAAAATGAGAAGGATATTCAAATAATTTTATATATTGGAAAAAATAATTTTTTATTGAATATTTATTCATCTTTTTTAAATATACCAGTTGTCTATACGGAAAACTCTAAGAATACTGAAGATATAGAAGTTCTTTTACAAAATAAACTGGCATATAAAGATAGAAAAGATTTACCAGTATTGATGTATCATAGAGTCATAGATGATAAAAATGAGATCGGCTTTTATGATACTTATGTCACAAAAGAAAATTTTGAGATGCAAATGAAATATCTAAGTGAAAATAGCTACACTAGTATCACTTTTAAAGATATACAAAATGGTGAGTACAAGAGAAGATTTGACAAAGATAAAAAATATGTAATCATAACTTTTGATGATGGTTATAAAGACAACTTAAAAAATGCTTTACCTATATTAAAAAAATATAATATGAAAATGGTTTTATTTCTAATAACTTCTGAAACTTATAACAAGTGGGATACAGATGTTGAAAACAGAGAAAAAGAAAAAAAATTTAACTTAATGACAAAAGAAGAAGTCAAAGAATTAATAGCTTCTGATTTAGTTGAAATTGGTGGTCACACAACTAAACATTTGGATATGCCCAATGTAGATTTAAAAACTATAGAAGAAGATTTAAATATTTCAAATAAAATAATAGAAGAGATAACTGGATATAAACCTATTTCCTTTGCATACCCATGGGGAAGAAGTACAAAAGAATCTAGAGATATTGTAAAAAAGGTAGGTTATAAGTTTGCTGTTTCAACTGAAGATGGACCAGCTTGCTTCTCAGATGATTTATTTGAAATAGTTAGAGTTGGTATTTATTCAGATGATGATATAGAAAAGTTTAAATTGAGAATAAGTGGAAAATATCCTTTTATAAGAGAAAAAAGAAATGAAATGAAGGCTTTTAGAAATAAAATAAGAAAATTTTTTGGAATAAAAACAAAACAATAG
- a CDS encoding glycosyltransferase: MTDKITVIVTLYNRLEYARNMILALQQQTKQIDELIFVDDGSSEKLMDFISDLLVDCKFKIKHVYQDDIGFRLARSRNNGAREASGDYLIFLDQDVIFNNDFIESIYNSRRKKRMIFSEALLSSLEERNKIQELINQKFDYEKIYKLIDNTKKIEQNKIVNKEKLYGILYKLKLRTRGAKIVGLIFSLFKEDFININGLDEKYIGYGYEDDDFGNRFFKYGGETYVFKMKMYPIHMYHKAAILGESPNEDYYRQRKNEISKKNYRCEYGYDKTFGEDKYKVIEIK, encoded by the coding sequence ATGACTGATAAAATAACTGTAATAGTAACTCTGTATAACAGATTAGAATATGCAAGAAATATGATTTTAGCTTTACAACAACAGACAAAGCAAATAGATGAACTTATATTTGTTGATGATGGTTCAAGTGAAAAACTAATGGACTTTATAAGTGACTTATTAGTTGACTGTAAATTTAAAATAAAACATGTATATCAAGACGATATAGGATTTAGACTTGCTAGATCAAGAAATAATGGTGCTAGAGAAGCAAGTGGAGATTATTTAATTTTTCTAGATCAAGATGTTATATTTAATAATGATTTTATAGAAAGTATATACAATTCAAGAAGAAAGAAAAGAATGATATTTTCAGAGGCTCTTTTAAGTTCATTAGAAGAAAGAAATAAAATACAAGAACTTATTAATCAAAAATTTGATTATGAAAAAATTTATAAATTAATTGATAATACAAAAAAAATAGAACAAAATAAAATTGTTAATAAAGAAAAACTATATGGTATTTTATACAAATTAAAACTAAGAACTAGAGGAGCGAAAATAGTAGGTTTAATTTTTTCTCTTTTTAAAGAAGATTTTATTAATATAAATGGCTTAGATGAAAAATATATAGGTTATGGTTATGAAGATGATGATTTTGGAAACAGATTTTTTAAATATGGAGGAGAAACTTATGTCTTTAAAATGAAAATGTATCCTATACATATGTATCATAAAGCTGCAATTTTAGGTGAAAGTCCAAATGAAGATTATTACAGACAAAGAAAAAATGAAATATCAAAGAAAAATTATAGATGTGAATATGGTTATGATAAAACTTTTGGTGAAGATAAATACAAAGTGATAGAAATCAAATAG
- a CDS encoding glycosyltransferase family 32 protein, giving the protein MIEKKIHYVWFGNAKPEKVLKCIESWKKNLPDYEIIEWNETNFDVEEELKKNKFFRECYKRQLWAFVADYVRVKILYNYGGIYLDTDMEIIKDISPLLDTDMFLGYENENTMSFGIVGVIPKHKVFEKMYEFYQDEIWKSSLHIITNILTDILEEEYQGKYKQNNINIYPREYFYPFNHDEEFTETCIKKNTYAIHWWGKSWKKNPKVYFLKYKHLPWWKKHPKHIAKLINYYFKNLFNFRKE; this is encoded by the coding sequence ATGATAGAAAAAAAAATACATTACGTATGGTTTGGTAATGCTAAACCAGAAAAAGTTTTAAAGTGTATAGAGAGTTGGAAAAAAAATCTTCCTGACTATGAAATAATAGAGTGGAATGAAACAAATTTTGATGTTGAAGAAGAATTAAAAAAGAATAAGTTTTTTAGAGAATGCTATAAAAGGCAATTATGGGCCTTTGTTGCTGATTATGTGAGAGTAAAAATTTTATATAACTATGGTGGAATATACTTAGATACTGATATGGAGATTATAAAAGATATAAGTCCTCTTCTCGATACTGATATGTTTCTCGGTTATGAAAATGAGAACACTATGAGTTTTGGTATAGTTGGGGTCATTCCAAAACATAAAGTATTTGAAAAGATGTATGAATTTTATCAGGATGAAATCTGGAAATCTTCATTACATATAATAACTAATATATTAACAGATATTCTTGAAGAAGAATATCAAGGAAAATATAAACAAAATAATATAAATATATATCCTAGAGAATATTTTTATCCATTTAACCACGATGAAGAATTTACTGAAACTTGTATAAAGAAAAATACCTATGCTATACATTGGTGGGGTAAAAGTTGGAAAAAAAATCCAAAAGTTTATTTTTTAAAATATAAGCACCTACCTTGGTGGAAGAAACATCCAAAACACATAGCTAAATTAATAAATTATTATTTTAAGAATTTATTTAATTTTAGGAAGGAATAA
- a CDS encoding lipopolysaccharide core heptose(II) kinase RfaY, producing the protein MLKLNLEKYKELNIYYYEKEFLDLALKVIDSDYSTYQILKNTKRNYVSIIEVNNKKYVYKEPRNEFRIPQRQVATLFKKGESLTTLVNINNLINMGFKEFVKPLVAVNKRKYGFIVSSFFIMEYVEGEDNRENLDMIVEKMQEIHSKGYYHGDFNPGNFLVENKQIHILDTQGKKMFFGNYRAHYDMITMKYDSYEEMTYPYKKNLFYYLAYSMKRFKRLTFIQKIKYFKKKLRDKGWKI; encoded by the coding sequence ATGCTAAAACTAAATTTAGAAAAATACAAGGAATTGAATATTTATTATTATGAAAAAGAATTTTTAGACTTAGCTTTAAAAGTAATAGATAGTGATTATTCTACGTATCAAATTTTAAAAAATACAAAAAGAAATTATGTGTCTATAATAGAAGTAAACAATAAAAAGTATGTATATAAAGAACCTAGAAATGAGTTTAGAATTCCTCAAAGACAAGTTGCTACTCTTTTTAAAAAAGGTGAATCTCTTACAACTTTGGTAAATATAAATAATTTAATAAATATGGGTTTTAAAGAGTTTGTTAAACCTTTAGTTGCAGTAAATAAAAGAAAGTATGGATTTATCGTTTCTTCATTTTTCATAATGGAGTATGTTGAAGGTGAAGATAATAGAGAAAACTTAGATATGATCGTAGAAAAAATGCAAGAAATTCATTCTAAAGGTTATTATCATGGTGACTTTAATCCTGGAAACTTTTTAGTGGAAAATAAACAAATTCATATTTTGGATACTCAAGGAAAAAAAATGTTTTTTGGAAATTATAGAGCTCATTATGATATGATAACAATGAAATATGACTCTTATGAGGAAATGACATATCCTTACAAGAAAAATTTATTTTACTATTTGGCTTATTCAATGAAAAGATTCAAAAGATTGACTTTTATTCAAAAAATAAAATACTTTAAGAAAAAATTAAGAGATAAGGGTTGGAAAATTTAA
- a CDS encoding glycosyl transferase — translation MMKILFKSGSTMMGGLEKVQIEYINFLVKQEKYQIKIVIENDNGKDNALEKYITSNVTYLKNYNYILEIKNLRENRKKSLWSRIKYNLAITKEKKYADNKFLQIYKEYKPDIVIDFDSSLTKIIDKLDLSKNLVWIYSSIENWKKKKSKIDRFVDRISKYNKIICICKEMKEDLINLKNESKNKVDFLYNPIDFNRIKKLSNEDFSEEDKKLLKDKFLLSIARLDCVPKDFETLFKAYEIAKKNGYDGKLYIIRDGPDKDKVEKLKEANLYKEDILLLGRKKNKIYLEKTLGEKLYSFAYPYGIFNETSKKIVKELGFNYGIATDSGKFYIEDDLYQVRRIGIFSDITMSKFKRRVKGNYNLKYTK, via the coding sequence ATGATGAAAATATTATTTAAAAGTGGAAGCACTATGATGGGAGGACTTGAAAAAGTTCAAATTGAATATATCAATTTTTTAGTGAAACAAGAAAAATATCAAATAAAGATTGTAATTGAAAATGATAATGGAAAAGATAATGCCTTAGAAAAATATATAACTTCTAATGTTACTTACCTAAAGAATTATAACTATATCTTAGAAATAAAAAATTTAAGAGAAAATAGAAAAAAAAGTTTATGGTCAAGAATAAAATATAATCTTGCTATAACAAAAGAAAAAAAATATGCTGATAATAAATTTCTGCAGATTTATAAAGAATATAAACCTGATATTGTAATAGATTTTGATTCAAGTTTAACAAAAATAATTGATAAATTAGATTTATCTAAAAATTTAGTTTGGATATATAGTTCTATTGAAAATTGGAAAAAGAAAAAAAGTAAAATAGATAGATTTGTAGATAGAATTTCAAAATATAATAAAATCATTTGTATCTGTAAAGAAATGAAAGAAGATTTAATTAATTTAAAAAATGAATCAAAAAATAAAGTTGACTTCTTATATAATCCTATTGATTTTAATAGGATAAAAAAATTATCAAATGAAGATTTTTCTGAAGAAGATAAAAAGCTTTTAAAAGATAAATTTTTGTTGTCAATAGCTAGATTAGACTGTGTTCCTAAAGACTTTGAAACCTTATTTAAAGCCTATGAAATAGCTAAAAAGAATGGCTATGATGGTAAACTATATATTATAAGAGATGGTCCTGATAAGGATAAAGTTGAAAAATTAAAGGAAGCTAATTTGTATAAAGAAGATATCTTATTGTTAGGAAGAAAAAAAAATAAAATTTATTTAGAAAAAACACTGGGAGAAAAATTATATTCTTTTGCTTATCCTTATGGAATATTTAATGAAACTTCTAAAAAAATAGTAAAAGAGTTAGGTTTTAATTATGGAATAGCAACAGACTCAGGGAAATTTTATATAGAAGATGATTTATATCAAGTAAGAAGAATAGGAATTTTTTCAGATATAACAATGTCAAAATTTAAGAGAAGAGTAAAAGGAAATTATAATTTAAAATATACTAAGTGA
- a CDS encoding ABC transporter ATP-binding protein: protein MSKKKNQNEDSIKNFKKAVSNLLSLLGERKVPFLISVVANIISTVLVVAIPWISAVAIDDIVKILNDNTIIDKWSAVFGFLIKPVSLLGIIAVSIFALSYLQEYISAILGEEVAQSLRVKLSRKFTKLPMNFFDTNQVGDILSKLTTDIEKVAEVIGSSFTRFVYSFLIMILVIIMLFTINVKLTLLVLAILLVSIVVTYYVSKLTQKIFSQDVKSLSELSSLTEEALTGNLVVQAFNKQEDIIISIDESIEKQYVAAKTLEFTIFSIYPSIRFITQIAFVTSAVMSAILVINGHLTLGLAQAFLQYITQISEPVTTSAYIINSLQNALVSVERVYDILELPEEKELSEDTHLLDNTKGQIVFENVSFGYSKNKLLMKNVNFTAKAEQMVAIVGPTGAGKTTLINLLMRFYDVNGGRILFDGVDISKVTRKELRANFGMVLQDTWLFKGTIAENIAYGKPDATREEIIEAAKLAKCDSFIRKLPQGYDTIITSENGMVSQGEQQLLTIARTILPNPKVMILDEATSSIDTKTEKDIQAVISQLMKGRTSFVIAHRLSTIRNADLILVMKDGDIVEQGNHDELMTINGIYANLYNTQFSS from the coding sequence ATGTCTAAAAAGAAAAATCAAAATGAAGATAGTATAAAGAATTTTAAAAAAGCTGTTTCTAATTTATTATCACTTTTAGGTGAAAGAAAAGTTCCATTTTTAATCTCTGTTGTCGCTAATATAATATCTACAGTTTTAGTGGTTGCAATCCCTTGGATTTCAGCTGTTGCCATAGATGACATTGTAAAAATACTTAATGATAATACTATTATTGATAAATGGTCTGCTGTCTTTGGTTTTCTTATAAAGCCAGTTTCTTTATTAGGAATAATAGCTGTATCAATCTTTGCCTTAAGCTATTTACAAGAATATATATCAGCAATATTGGGAGAGGAAGTTGCTCAATCTCTTAGAGTAAAATTAAGTAGAAAGTTTACAAAGCTACCTATGAATTTCTTTGACACAAACCAAGTTGGAGATATTCTAAGTAAACTTACAACAGATATTGAAAAGGTTGCAGAAGTTATAGGATCAAGTTTTACAAGATTCGTTTACTCATTTTTAATAATGATTCTTGTTATAATTATGCTATTTACCATAAATGTAAAATTAACTTTGTTAGTTTTGGCTATTCTTTTAGTAAGTATTGTAGTTACGTACTATGTTTCAAAGTTAACACAAAAAATATTCTCTCAAGATGTGAAATCTCTTTCCGAATTGAGTTCACTGACAGAAGAGGCTTTAACAGGAAATCTAGTTGTACAAGCTTTTAATAAGCAAGAAGATATCATAATTAGTATAGATGAATCTATTGAAAAACAATATGTTGCTGCAAAAACACTTGAGTTTACAATTTTTTCAATATACCCTTCTATCAGATTTATAACTCAAATAGCCTTTGTTACATCAGCAGTTATGTCAGCTATACTTGTAATAAATGGTCATCTTACTTTAGGACTTGCTCAGGCATTTTTACAATATATTACTCAAATATCTGAGCCTGTTACAACTTCTGCCTATATTATAAATTCTTTACAGAATGCTTTAGTTTCTGTTGAAAGAGTCTATGACATTTTAGAATTACCTGAAGAAAAAGAATTATCTGAGGATACTCATTTACTAGATAATACTAAGGGACAAATTGTATTTGAAAATGTTTCTTTCGGATATAGTAAAAATAAGCTTTTAATGAAAAATGTTAATTTTACTGCAAAGGCTGAACAAATGGTTGCCATAGTTGGTCCTACCGGTGCTGGTAAAACAACCCTAATAAATTTACTTATGAGATTCTATGATGTAAATGGAGGTAGAATTTTATTTGATGGTGTCGATATTTCAAAGGTTACAAGAAAAGAGTTAAGAGCAAACTTTGGTATGGTTCTACAAGACACTTGGTTATTTAAAGGAACTATTGCTGAAAATATTGCTTACGGAAAACCTGATGCCACTCGTGAAGAAATAATAGAAGCTGCTAAGCTTGCAAAATGTGATAGCTTTATTAGAAAATTACCACAAGGTTATGACACTATAATTACAAGTGAAAATGGTATGGTTTCTCAAGGAGAACAACAGTTATTAACTATAGCTCGTACAATTTTACCTAATCCAAAAGTTATGATACTAGATGAAGCTACTTCAAGTATAGATACTAAGACTGAAAAAGATATTCAAGCTGTCATCAGTCAACTTATGAAAGGAAGAACAAGCTTTGTTATTGCTCATAGACTTTCAACTATTCGTAATGCAGATTTAATCCTAGTTATGAAAGATGGAGATATAGTTGAACAAGGTAATCATGATGAACTTATGACTATTAATGGTATTTATGCAAACTTATACAATACACAATTTAGTTCTTAA